The Balaenoptera ricei isolate mBalRic1 chromosome X, mBalRic1.hap2, whole genome shotgun sequence region ACATCCTCCCCATCCACAAGCTTATACAAATattctcctacattttcttctaatatgcttattattttcttttctacataTAAATCTCTGTCAGCATTGTGATTAGTAGacctagctttaaaaaaaaaaattccagacaaATAGGTATGtcagcatcatttattaaataaccaCCTTTTCTacactgatttgaaatgccacTTTGGTCATGTACTGAGTTCCCATATGTCCttggatttatttctggtctttctATATTGAATTCCACCAGTTGGCTCTGTTTGTCTCATGCTATGCTAACACCATATTTTTATCACAGTGGTTTTgtgatacattttaaataaggCAAGCATTGCCTTCCTcccactactcttttttttttggctctcctTTTTCTTAACTATTCTTAAATGTGAATTCTTTCATATGaaccttaaaataattttatccagTTCCAGGAAAAAACCCATTACATCACTGATTGGCATTGcacaatatatataatttaggaTTTGGGAGGTTTGACAATTTTATAATAAGGAGGTGCAGTACGTCTAGTACATATTGTGTAATACTGCAAGAAGGGCCTGGGGCAGCACCCCATAATGAAACTTGCATGTTTCTTCAGGGAAGTGTGTGCGTATTCACACTTAGTGGGTTACATAAAGACtagatatagggcttccctgatggcacagtggttaagaatctgcctgccaatgcaggggacacgggttcgagccctggttcgggaagatcccacatgccacggagcaactaagcccgtgcaccacaactactgagcctgcactctaaagcccgcgagccacaactactgaagcccacgtgccacaactactgagcccgtgcgccacagctactaaagcctgcgcacctagagcccgtgctctgcaacaagagaagccacagcagtgagaggcccgcgcaccgcaccaaagagtagcccccgctcaccacagctagagatagcccacgcacagcaacgaagacccaacgcagccaaaaataaataaataaataaagtaaattaatttattttaaaaaaaagactacataTAGTCACACGTCAGTTCGGATCCGGTTTTGCCACTAGATGAGTTTGGGCTTGTagaaatcctttgtccattttattaacaggttctttctttcttttaaaagtcaaTATAGAATATCTCTCTTTTCCTGTCATGtttttggtcttttattttttttttaacccactgagttgtacactttatttatttatttattttttaatttggttgcaccaggtcttagttgcggctcacgggctccttagttgcagcatgtgaactcttagttgcagcttgcatgtgggatctagtttcctgaccagggatcaaaccggggccccctgcattgggagcgccgagtcttatccactgcgccaccagggaagtcccatgttttTGGTCTTGAGCGGTGCTTTTTCTGACATTCACATGGCTGCTCTTGCTTTCTGCTTGTGTTTGCCAGGTATACCTTCATGTTTCTTcaatttttaacctttctttgtCGCCTAGTTTTAGTATGTCTCTCACAAAATCTCCATAGCTGGATTTATGCTTTTTTACACAACTGACAGTGAAATCTTTTGACCTCTTTTCCCCTCCagtctcccccaccctccctagcccttGAAATGGAAGCTTTGGAAGACTTCTCATTCTCATTCTCCTCCTGCTCCCTAACCCTTAACTTCTGGGCTTTGCTCAGAcagtaattttgtttctttttcaattcCAGGCTATCATTATCTTTTCTTTAGAGTCAGTCGCTTATGTTTCAGGAATCCTAACGTAACAATGTCACAAACTCCCAGTCACAGTCTCTTTGTCATTTTATGTTTAActgtatatattaaaaacttgTGGCCTGTCACCATTTACCCTCCCTTTTGCCTTCCCCCACCCACCTTGAGCCCTTGTAGTCATTCAGTAGTCATTTCTTAGAGAACTTCTTTGTTCTCCTCCAGTAAGGTGCATGGGTTAGTTGTATGCTAATGATCAGAAACTTCAGTCGTGGTGCATACGTACTGGGTTGGCTGGATGTGGGACCCTTGGATCTCAGGCCTCTCTTGTCAGTACTCCGTCGGTGCTGCAAGCCACTGTCTTGCTTCCAGAGTTGTGGAACAGAAGCCCATCGGCAATCTGACCTTCTTTCAGTTGTAAGCAGCCTGTTCTTCGTCTTTGGAAGCTGGCAAGAGTTTGTCTTCATTCTTAGAATGTGGGCATTTCGCCAGCAGGTGAATAGAGTTGGGGGAGCCCGTGGTCTGTGCTGTTCGTTGATGCATCCTATCTGAGACCTGCCGAGCCACTTCTTCATCTCAGGGACAGTTTCCTTCATATCTGGGTAATTCTGTCTCCACCTGACCCCTTTGCTCCTCCTGCATTTCCTAGGGTTTGCATGTCAGGTCTCCTGGACTTGTCCTCCAAgtctctctgctttcctctcaAATCATCAAGCTTTAGCTCTGTGCCTTGACAGGGGCTCCTCTCTTTGGTCTTTCAGACCATTGGTGTGACCTTCTTCATTTTACCTGTTGAGTAGTGCGACCTTCTTCATTTTATGTGTTTTCATGTTTTAGAAAGCCCACTCTGGCAGCTGTTGGGAGAGGGTGCAGAGGGGCAAAGGGGAGGCAGGGACTGGTTGGGAGGCAGTTTCAGGTGAGAGGCGTGGTGTGAGCTGAGAGAAGAGGTGGAATTGAAGTGTGTTCTGCATGCAGAAGCTATGGAGCTTGGCGACGGTTTGGCCCTGGGAGTTGAGAGAGTAGGAGGCGGCAAGGACATCTGTCAGGTGTGGGACTTAAGCAACTGAACAGGTAGAGACGCTGTTCACTCACATGAGGAGCAGAGGAGGAGGTTATGTCTAGAGTGGATCTTGGGCTCCCCTTTTGGACCCCTTAGGTTTGCAGTGCCCCATGGGACACCTAAGGAGAGGCAGTGACATCCACTTGTGGCCCAGGGTTTGCTTCCCCCTCAGCTCTGTGGGAGAAAGTACAGTGGACTTCATGGAAATGTTGCTTAGGGGCAGCATTTGCCTGCAAATGACAATGGCTTGACCAAATCCCAGTTGATTTGTTTCGTATAATAGAGTTTGAAAGCCCCTGGTCTTTGCTGTTGTCAGCTTAGCAGCTCTGTGGTGCCAGGGCCGATATCTCTCAAGTCTCTCGAACTTACTCAGGTGGCCACTGCTGCTTCAGCCACATGACatttgaggtgggaagaaaggaTGCAAGGGGgagtaaagaagagagagaagggacagaCTTCTGCTGATGTTCCAAGGGCCAGAATTGGATAATATCAAGCATAGCATTGTTTCTTCTGTCTAACATGCATGGCATACCTGTTCCACAAATACTTTTGCTAAAATTCATCTGGGCCCTGGAGTAAGGTAAATGAGATTCACATCCCAGCCCTCCCGTTTCCTTGGCCACTTACTAACTGTTCCAACCTGTTTGTCATGGTCtgcaaaatgagaatgataatggTAGTCTATATCAATTGTGGGAGGAGGGCTAGCAGGAATATAAGATTAAGAGTTTGGGCTCTTGAGCTTTGGGCCTGGCCTTCAAATTTCGGCTCTTTCACCCACTTGCCGGGGGGCCTTGGGCAACTTCTAGTCCTGACTTGTGCATGTTTCCACATAGAGTGGCGATAATAACAGTGCCTAACTTAGAGGATGgatgtgaatattaaatgagttaatatctgCAAAGGGCTCAGAACGCTTCCTGGCACTTAGCCGTATGGAAGTGTTGTCTACTGTTCTTATTGTTTATATTGACGTTAAGCCctgtcacagtgcctggcacatagtaagtgcttgacAAATATTACTTTATATCATTAAAATACTACTATTAGAGTCTGCCCAGCCATTCTGTGAGACAGTTTCCACAAGAAGATTATTCATGGTTTTATCTTTTACGtgattgggatgacatgggaagggagaggggagtggcTCATTGCCCTGTGGGTGGCCTGGCTTTGGAGGGAGAGGAACCCGGCCCTGAGGTCTGGGGTTCTCATCCGCATTCTCATACGGCGTCATTCTGTGTGCCCAGGCCCGCTGCTGGAAGACTGGGACATAATCAGCCCCAAGGATGTCATTGGCTCCGACGTGCTGCTGGCTGAGAAGCGGTCATCGCTGACGACAGCTGCCCTGCCCTTCACACAGTCCATCCTCTCTCAGGTGCTTTCAGGGAGCCCCGGGGCCCAGCTGTGATTGGAGGGCAGGGCATCCCTGGCACCCCCGATTCCGAGCATGCCAGTGGGCACCTGCCCCTGGCCTGCCCAGCTGAGCagtggcctccctccctccttccttcacagGTGGGCCGCACCTTGTCCAAGGTCCAGCAGGTGCTGAGCTGGTCATATGGGGAAGACGTCAGGCCCTTCAAGCCTCCCCTGAGCGATGCGGAGTTTCACACATACCTGAACCACGAGGGCCAGCTCTCCCGCCCCGAGGAGTTGCGCCTGCGGATCTACCATGGTGGCGTTGAGCCCTCCCTGCGAAAGGTGAGCCTTCTTGGTCACTCATTGGATCCATCACAGCAGTCATGAATAGCTCAAGAGACACATGCAGTGGGCCACACTCTCGGGGGATGGCGTGGAAGTATTCCAGCACAGCAGGCTTACCTTCAGGAGGGGCTAGGAGccagaggcaggaaggcaggctTTTCCAAAGGAGGGCAGAGGCCCAGGGTGGCTGGGTGGTGATGGAGCCACACGAGGGTGTGGCAGCTCATCTGTAGACCCTCAGCCTCATCCCTTTCATCCCTGGCCAGGTGGTGTGGAGGTACCTTCTGAACGTGTACCCAGACGGGCTGACAGGCCGCGAGCGGATGGACTACATGAAACGCAAGAGCCGCGAGTATGAGCAGCTCAAGAGCGAGTGGGCCCAGCGAGCGAGCCCCGAGGACCTGGAGTTCATCCGCAGCACGGTCCTCAAGGACGTGCTGCGTACCGACCGGGCCCACCCCTACTTCGCGGGGCCCGAGGACGGCCCACACCTGCGGGCTCTGCACGACCTGCTCACCACTTACGCCGTTACCCACCCACAGGTGTCCTACTGCCAGGGCATGAGCGACCTGGCCTCGCCCATCCTTGCCGTCATGGACCACGAGGGCCATGCCTTCGTCTGCTTTTGTGGCATCATGAAGCGCCTGGCTGCGAACTTCCACCCTGATGGCCGCGCCATGGCCACCAAGTTCGCTCACCTCAAGCTGCTGCTGCGACACGCCGACCCTGACTTCTACCAGTACTTGCAGGAAGCTGGTGCTGACGACCTCTTCTTCTGTTACCGCTGGCTGCTGCTCGAGCTCAAGCGCGAGTTCGCCTTTGATGACGCTCTCCGCATGCTGGAGGTCACCTGGAGCTCGCTGCCCCCCGACCCTCCCGAGCATGAGGTAGAGCTCGTGGGCCCCCCCAGCCTGGTGGCGGACACTGGCTTTGGGGGCCACAGGGGACGGCCCGTGCGGCAGAGGCACATGCTGAGGCCCGCCGGTGGAGGAGGTGGTGCTTTTGAAGATGCTGTTGACCACTTGGCCGCCACCAGCCAGGGGCCTGGTGGCGGGGGGCGTCTCCTGAGACAGGCCAGTCTGGATGACCTCCAGCAACTCAGGGATAACACAGGCCCCAGGAGGGACCTCCTGGTCCAGCTGCCCCACCCAGCTGCCCTCATCAGCTCCAAGTCTCTCTCTGAGCCCTTGCTGAACTCCTCAGACCCActgctttcctcctcttcccaccctGATTCCCCATCGTCTTCATCTCCATCATCCACCCAGGACGCCTCTCCCACTGGTGACGTGACTGCAGGATCCCCCTTGATGCCAGAGGTGGGCTCCCCACAAGACCCTGGGAAGTccctgccacccccacccccactgggcCTGCCCCCGCCCCAGGAGTTCGGCCGAGGGAACCCATTCATGCTCTTCCTGTGCCTCGCCATCCTGCTGGAGCACCGCGACCACATCATGCGCAACGGGCTGGATTACAACGAGCTGGCCATGCACTTTGACCGCCTCGTGCGAAAACACCACCTGGGGCGCGTCCTACGCCGGGCCAAGGCTCTCTTCGCTGATTACCTGCAGTCAGAGGTGTGGGACTCAGAGGAGGGGGCCGAGGCCACAGCCCCATCTTGATCAGACTCCCTCCAGCCCACTATCAGCCCCACCAGATATCCGTTCTTTGCCAAGAGGGCCTACACATGAgaccccacctccctgcctgccAGCCCTAGACATGGGGGAGCATAGTGCCCTCTCTCCCCAGGTCTGAGAGTATGGGGCTCTGCTTCAGTACTGCCCCACGGCAGCCACGgcctcttttttctgtttttgttgttttgtttttaacaactgTACTTTGCACACATGAAGGTCACTGTGGTCTGTGTGTTTCTCCGCCTTCTCCCTGGTTTTTGTTGTACATGGAGTCCCCAGGGCCTGTTTACCTGCTGGAGCTGAAATACTTCCCCTTTCAGGTGAAGGGCGGCTCCTGCTTCCCCAGTGGCAGGAGAATggatgctgagaaatcagttctAGAAGGTGAGCCCAGGTCGAGGACTGCTTGAGGAGGCCTGAGGCTGTTTTGTGGTACATCTGTCTGCCTGTAAGGGTCTGGATGATGTCTGTGAATGTATGTTTTTAGGACAGGCCCATGAGTGAGGGATGGGAGAGAGAGTTCCTGATTCAGAAAGGGCAAGATTCATTACAAAGACTGAATTACAAAGTATGGGCTACTTAGAAACACTGGGCCAGCTACCTCTAGCATTCCACACGTCACCATTTCTAGGATCCAGACCCTTCTCTGTGAGTCTTATGCACTAATGCTAGTGGTCCTGGGCAGGGGTCTAAGGTTCCTATTCTTGTCACTTGCTTTGGGGACAGCTTAAGGGACTGTGGCCTTGCCATGCCTCAGGCTGTCAGCACTAAACTGGGTTTCCAGCTCATGGATACCTCTCTTAACCATTTCAACAATAGGAGCCATTTATTTGCCTTCTCCGTCCCACTACTGTGGACAAACAAATCAAGCAGTGATAAAGCTCAGGCCGTAAAAGGAGTCACCGACCTATGTGGAGGATAATGATCCAAAAAAGTTCATTTTTCCCACTTACCTTCTCAGAAGGCAGATGCTCTCACAGGCCGAGTGCTGTCCCTCCACAGAAGACATGGCAGATGATGGATGACGTAACCTATTAGATATTTTTGTCTATTACCTGCCtgcctccactagaatgtaagccccaGGAGGTCGTGGCCTCACTGTGCCAGGTTCTGGCCGGAAGTTGCTGCTCTAGGCAATACTGACAGGTGAGGGGCATGAGGGCAGCTATCCTCTCGTCTGTCTCTCCCAAAACAATGTCATATAAAGCTGGAGTTAACTCTTAAAAGGCTCCCATCACCCCCCAGTATTGGACAGGAGGCTGACCACTCCTCAGATGAGGGCTCAGTCACCGGAGGCAGGACAAGACCATTCTGTGCCTAGGGTCTCCAAGACTGTGGGTCTAACAAGTGTGGATAAGGGGCTCAGGCACCCTGGCCCCAGGGGCCATCCAAGATATGGGAGAATCTGGCCCTCTGAGGACCTGAAATGTCCCCTTTGTCAGTAACCAGCTGACACCCTCTGGGTGCATTCTGTGATTTATGAGCTTAGATATTTGAGAAGTCAGACAAGTCAATTCTGTGTATGGCAGCTTGGGACCTCTGAAGGCCAGAGGAGTCCTTTCTGTGAACAGGAGGCTCAGATAAGCCACTAATTCCCTTGCCCAAAAACTACTCTGGAGAAACTACAGAGGGAAACATGAGttccagaaactaacacagctaTGAAGACCTATGAGGAGGTGGAAGGTTATCTTTAACTGACCTGTGTTTTGAGTGGTGGATGGCTGGAGGCAGCAAATACAGGACAGGTTAGAGGTTTAAGTTCTGGCTGGTGCCTCTCCCCCATGTTGAGTTGCCTGCCCCCTCACTGCAGAAATCATCCAAACCACTGGTACAGGTGTCTGGCGGGGCGGGGCTAGTATCAGGGTATCAAGCACCCTGCTGAGGGGAGGAAATGAGCAGCCAGAGGAGTGATTACTCCCCCACTGTCCCCCTCCAGACACCAGGGCTAGTGGTAACACCTGGGAGATGACCCCCCTCTTAGAGTTTAAAGATGAAACCTACCAGCAGAATTGTTGGGTGGTGTGATCATAGATGGGAGTGAGAGCTCTGCGTGTGTGGTGCCTGGGACTCTCCACCCTCTGGCTCATCTCCCCTCACACCCCTTTACCCCTTGGACTCCAGGTGATTAACCAGGGTCAAGTCTGGCCTTCAGCCTTCCCTCAGCACAGTTACCAGCCAGAACAGCTGCTCACGTCAGGGGAATA contains the following coding sequences:
- the TBC1D25 gene encoding TBC1 domain family member 25 isoform X1 encodes the protein MATASGSLDLAGSGAPPPGGGAQAAAEEEEREVVRVRVKKCESFLPPEFRSFAVDPQITSLDVLQHILIRAFDLNGKKNFGISYLGRDRLGQEAYLSLLSDWDLSTAFTTASKPYLQLRVDIRPTEDSPLLEDWDIISPKDVIGSDVLLAEKRSSLTTAALPFTQSILSQVGRTLSKVQQVLSWSYGEDVRPFKPPLSDAEFHTYLNHEGQLSRPEELRLRIYHGGVEPSLRKVVWRYLLNVYPDGLTGRERMDYMKRKSREYEQLKSEWAQRASPEDLEFIRSTVLKDVLRTDRAHPYFAGPEDGPHLRALHDLLTTYAVTHPQVSYCQGMSDLASPILAVMDHEGHAFVCFCGIMKRLAANFHPDGRAMATKFAHLKLLLRHADPDFYQYLQEAGADDLFFCYRWLLLELKREFAFDDALRMLEVTWSSLPPDPPEHEVELVGPPSLVADTGFGGHRGRPVRQRHMLRPAGGGGGAFEDAVDHLAATSQGPGGGGRLLRQASLDDLQQLRDNTGPRRDLLVQLPHPAALISSKSLSEPLLNSSDPLLSSSSHPDSPSSSSPSSTQDASPTGDVTAGSPLMPEVGSPQDPGKSLPPPPPLGLPPPQEFGRGNPFMLFLCLAILLEHRDHIMRNGLDYNELAMHFDRLVRKHHLGRVLRRAKALFADYLQSEVWDSEEGAEATAPS
- the TBC1D25 gene encoding TBC1 domain family member 25 isoform X2, which gives rise to MLQTLKCESFLPPEFRSFAVDPQITSLDVLQHILIRAFDLNGKKNFGISYLGRDRLGQEAYLSLLSDWDLSTAFTTASKPYLQLRVDIRPTEDSPLLEDWDIISPKDVIGSDVLLAEKRSSLTTAALPFTQSILSQVGRTLSKVQQVLSWSYGEDVRPFKPPLSDAEFHTYLNHEGQLSRPEELRLRIYHGGVEPSLRKVVWRYLLNVYPDGLTGRERMDYMKRKSREYEQLKSEWAQRASPEDLEFIRSTVLKDVLRTDRAHPYFAGPEDGPHLRALHDLLTTYAVTHPQVSYCQGMSDLASPILAVMDHEGHAFVCFCGIMKRLAANFHPDGRAMATKFAHLKLLLRHADPDFYQYLQEAGADDLFFCYRWLLLELKREFAFDDALRMLEVTWSSLPPDPPEHEVELVGPPSLVADTGFGGHRGRPVRQRHMLRPAGGGGGAFEDAVDHLAATSQGPGGGGRLLRQASLDDLQQLRDNTGPRRDLLVQLPHPAALISSKSLSEPLLNSSDPLLSSSSHPDSPSSSSPSSTQDASPTGDVTAGSPLMPEVGSPQDPGKSLPPPPPLGLPPPQEFGRGNPFMLFLCLAILLEHRDHIMRNGLDYNELAMHFDRLVRKHHLGRVLRRAKALFADYLQSEVWDSEEGAEATAPS